Below is a window of Lacrimispora xylanolytica DNA.
AACAAAAAGAAAGCCATGATTGTTGAAACAGAGGACAGTCAGGAGGATGTTCCAGTGATTCCCGACATACCAGAAGTGGAAGAAGAAACAGTGGAAGAAGAAGTGGAACCGGTTGAACCTGAGATTTTCGTTCCGGAAGTGGATCGGGGCGCAGAACTGCGTGAAAGCATCCGTGAGTTTGCAGACCAAAATCCTGAGATTTCGGCCCAGTTGCTGAAAGCATGGTTGAACGGAGGAGACAATAATGACAACTAGTCTGAGACCAGAACAAAAAGCGGCAACTGTTATTGTTTCGCTCGGAGTAGAGAAAGCGTCAAAAATATATAAATATCTTACGGAAGAGGAAATTGAAAAGCTTACAGTCGAAGTGGCAAAACTGGGACATGTAGAAGCTAAGGCCACAGAAGAAGTGCTGGATGATTTCTATAAGACCTGTCTGACTCAGAAGGTCGTGACCGATGGTGGTCTTGAATATGCCAGAACCGTATTAGAGAAAGCATTTGGTGAAAGCACAGCAAGCAACCTCCTCCAAAAGGTGACACAGTCACTGAAATCCAGATCCTTTGGATTTATCAGAAAAAGTGATTCTAAGAATCTGTTTTCTATCCTGCAGCATGAGAGACCTCAGACCATTGCTTTGGTGCTTTCCTATACCACAGAGGATATGACAGCAGAGCTTATTTCAGAGCTGCCTCCTGAGAAGAGATTTAAAGTAGTAGAGGCCATAGCCCGAATGGAGAGTGCTTCTCCCGATGGCATTAAGATTGTGGAAGATGAGATCAAAAGGAAGTTCTCCGGTATCATTACCACCGATTACACAACGGTGGGCGGTATCGATTACATTGCAAACGTAATGAACCGTATGGACCGTGGAAACGAAAAGCTTATCTTCGAAGAGCTGGGAAAAAAGGATTCCGATCTGGCAGATACCATCCGCAAGAAGATGTTCGTATTCGAGGATATCGTTACTATGGACAATCGTTCCATTCAGCGTTTCATTCGCGAGTGCGATATGAAGGATATGGTTTATGCTCTTAAAGGAACCAATGAGCAGATTTCTGAATCTATCTTTGCTAATATGTCCAGCCGTATGAGAGAAAGTATTATGTCTGATATGGAAGTTACCGTTAATGTTCGTGTGAAGGATGTACAGGAAGCTCAGCAGAGAATCGTTGCTACCATCAGACGTCTGGAAGAAGAAGGCGAGCTGATTATCAGCAAGGGTGGAAAGGATGATATCATTGCCTAATATTATTAAGGGGATAAAGACAGAAGAACGTGTTCTGGAATATGCATTTGAAAGAACATTTGATGATATCATTAAAGTTGCAAAAGAAGAAGAACATCTGGAAGAACTGGCAGTTGAAGAATTTGTTGATAACATTACAGATAAGCTGAAAGAAGAAGCAGAAATCATATACAAGCAGGCTTCTGATGCATATGAGGAAGCCACAAGGCGTTCGGAAGAGATACTTTTGCAGGCCAGAGAAGAAGCCGCGAGGCTTCTGGAGGAAGCCAGAGAGAATGGTTACCGGGAAGGATACGAAGCAGGTCTTCTTGACGGAACCAACAAAGCATATGAGGATCATAAGAGTGAACTGAATCTTCATATGGATGAGTTTAAGCTGGCTGTAAAGACTACCATTGAAAGCATTACAGTAGAAAAAGACAAGCTTCTTGATAAGTATATCGACGATTTAAAGAAAATCACCCTGACCATAGCAGAAAAGGTGATCCAGACAAGCTTAAAATCAAGCGGTGAAATCATAAAACGAATGATCGTTGGTGCTGCTGGAAAGCTTAAAAAAACCCAGTGGGTCAAGATCTATGTGTCGCAAAAGGATGCAGGAATGATGATACAGGGAGATGTGGGACTTCTCAATGAATTATCCCACATCTCCGGTAATATTAAAATAATTGCAATGGATCATGCTGAGGATGGCAGCTGTATTATTGAGCTTCCGGAAGAGATTATTGATGTCAGCGTCAATACCCAGATTGAGAATATCAAAGGAATACTCAATAATGCCAGACTGTAGCAGGAGGAACCCCCATGTTTAAGGAACTTTCTGATCTTATAATGAAGACAGAGACGATTGACCATATTGGTAAGATTGAAAATATTGTAGGAATGTCCATGGAAGCATCGGGCGGTAAAGCAAGTATCGGTGACATTGCTTATATCTATAACGAAGACAAGCAGGAACAGATACCGGTTGAGGTTGTGGGTTTTAAAGATGATAAGATTCAGCTGATGGCTTATGAAAATATGAATGGTATTGCAGCGGGCAGTTTTGTAAGAAATACGAAACGCCGTTTAAAAATACCGGTTGGTGAATTTCTAAGGGGACGTATCATTGATGCAAAAGGAGAGCCTATGGATGGAAAAGGTCCTTTTGAATCCCCTAAATTTTACTATGTGGAGAACCCATACATAAATCCAATGGAGCGTCCTCCTATTTCTGAAAAACTGGAATTCGGAGTCAAGGCAATTGATGGAATGAATACCATTGGAAAAGGACAGCGTATCGGAATCTTTGCAGGTAGTGGTGTTGGAAAGAGTACCCTGCTTGGAATGATTGCAAGAAATGTAAAAGCAGATATCAATGTAGTAGCTCTCGTTGGAGAGCGAGGCAGAGAGGTCCGGGAATTTATTGAAAAGGATCTCGGCCCAGAGGGAATGAAGCGTTCCGTTTTAGTCGTGGCTACCTCTGACCAGCCAGCCATGCTTCGTATGAAGTGTCCGCTGGTTGCAACCACCATTGCAGAGTATTTTAAAAATCAGGGCAAGGATGTTTTGCTCATGATGGATTCCCTCACCCGTTTTGCCATGGCACAGCGCGAAATTGGTCTGGCCATTGGAGAACCTCCGGTAGCACGTGGATATACTCCTTCCATTTATGCAGAGTTTCCCAAGCTTCTGGAACGAAGCGGTAATTTTAAAGAGGGTTCCATTACTGGAATCTATACGGTTCTGGTAGAAGGTGATGATACCAATGAGCCCATTGCAGATACGGTACGAGGAATTGTAGACGGACATATTGTACTGAGCCGAAAGCTGGCGAATGCAAACCATTTCCCGGCCATTGATGTAAGCGCCAGTATTTCACGATTGATGAACAATATCGTATCAGACGAGCATCGGGAGATGGCTTCCCGTGTCAGGGATATTTTGAGCATTTATGAGAAGAATGAAGATCTCATTTCCATCGGTGCTTATAAAAGTGGCACCAATCCAAAGCTCGATGTAGCAATCGCTAAAATAGATAAAATCAACGAATTCCTGTGTCAGGGAATACAGGAAAACAACAGCTACGAAGAAATCCTTGACAAGATGAAAGAAATTTTAAGGTAAGATTGAGAAAGCAGGCTGCAAATGAAAAAGTTTAATTTTCCTTTAGATACCGTTTTAAATTACAAAGATCAGACTCTGGATAATTTAAAAAGCGAACATGCCATCATCCTGGCTCAGGTCGTTCAACAGGAGCAGACCATTCATGCATTATCAGAACAGAGAATGGCCGCCTGTACCCGTTTCCGGGAGGAGACTCATTGCGGTATGACAGTAAGTGCCATGCGGGAATATGAATCATATATCACTTACATGCAGCAGCGGATTCTATATGAAGAAGTAACCTTAAAAAAGCTTAGGGTGAAAGAAGAGCAAAAGCGCAATGAGGTTGTTGAAGCCAGAAAAGAAAAGACTTCTATTGAAAAGCTAAAGGAAAAAAAGCTGGATCATTATAACAAAGAGGTGCTGCGCAGCGAGGAGCTGTTCATTGAGGAGTTCGTTTCCAATACCATGTCAGTTCGTAACAGCAGGTAATTCTGTCAGAGAAATCTCTGCCAGTTACCATATAAAATCAGCCTTATGGCAAAAAAAGAAAGGAGGCGAAGAGATGAATATCAATACGAGTTATGTGGATCTGATTGAGAAACCGAAACCGGAAGCTCAAAAGAAAGATGGGAAAACGGAAGATAGTATCTCAGGCTTTAAAAATCTGCTGAAAGATAAGACCCAGAAGAAGAGTGCAGGGCCTGAAAAATCCAAGCCGGAAGCAAAAGATAGCGGGGAAGAGGCGGCAATGCAGTACATTGGCAGCAATCCTACTAATAATAAGGTTGTTGATAATAATGCACCGATCCAGGAACAAAAACTGCCGGAAGAATATCTGCAGACCATGTTTTCAACTGGAATCTTTCAGGGGAACAAAAATTCTCTTGAACTGTCAGGAAAAGTTAACCCAGCTCAGCTTTTAAAATCACTGAATCCAAACAATGAGTCAGAAGAAACGGAAGGCCCAGGTGTGACGGCAAACGGATTTGAGAATCTGATTTCAGATGAGTCACAAAAGCAAACGGACGCTGTTTTACCAAAAGGTCCCGGATTACATCTGATGGGAAAGAAATCAGAACTAGATGAAGCCATTACTCCTGATAAGAACCAGGAAGTACTAAAAGGTCCTGGCGTTGTAAAAAAAGATACCTTAACCGGCCCTGGATTTGCTGAGGCTGTTAAGGAAAACGCTGGCCCGGCATTTGTGAAAAATGAAAAGGCAGAAGCAAATGAAGGGAAAGAAGTCAAAGAAGAAGACGGAATCACTTTAAAGGCTTTTGAAAATCTTCAAAGCAGAAATACGCAGCCAATACACGCCGTACAAAGACAAGAAGAAAAAGCTGTGACTATGCCTGTGAATGAAAACGATCCGGAAGAAATGGAAGCCAGATTGTCAAAGCAAATCCTTAGTCAGATTAAGACTGGCAAAGACAGCATGGAGCTTCAGCTGGAGCCTCACAATTTAGGAAAGATCCTTCTTAAGATTTCCAATGAGAACAATCAGGTACACGTATCTATTGTCTGCTCTGAAAGTAAGACGTTAAAGCTTATTTCTCAATCAGCAGCTGAAATTGGAAACATATTGGAATCCAATATGGAACGTCCATTCCAGGTGGTAGTAGATAAATCAGAAGCCGATTATCTCAATAACCGGAACCAGGACCAGCAAGGTGGCGGACAGGATCAACAGCACCAGCAGCAGAACCAGAAACAATCTGATGACGGTATCGATGATTTTGCTCAAAAGCTGAGACTGGGAATGTTTGGCTCCTACAGCGGAGAATTCAAAGAGGCAGAATAGGGATAAGGAGATAAAACAATGGCAGTGGATGGAATAAATTCAGCAGCTAAAACCAACCCGATGACTGGGGAAACGACAACCAAGAAAAACAGTGATCTAAGTACTGAAAGCTTTTTTAAGCTGTTAGCAGCTCAGCTTCAGAACCAGGATATGTCAAGCCCTATGGATAATTCGGAGATGATGACCCAGATGACTCAGATTGCCATGATGCAGGCGATGCAGAACTTCTCAACAGCGATGGATGATTCTGCGAAGGTCAACACCATTAATTATGGAACTTCCATGATTGGTAAGAAAGTGTCGATTTCGTATATGGATAAAGATGGAAGTCTGGTCAAAAAAGAAGGAAAAGTAGAGCGGGTAGATATTTATAACGGTTCTCCGAGACTGTTCCTGAGTGGCGATACGTCATCAGATGGCTATGCTGTCTCAAGTATCATGTCTGTTCATAACAATGAATCTACAGCAATGGATGAT
It encodes the following:
- the fliG gene encoding flagellar motor switch protein FliG, giving the protein MTTSLRPEQKAATVIVSLGVEKASKIYKYLTEEEIEKLTVEVAKLGHVEAKATEEVLDDFYKTCLTQKVVTDGGLEYARTVLEKAFGESTASNLLQKVTQSLKSRSFGFIRKSDSKNLFSILQHERPQTIALVLSYTTEDMTAELISELPPEKRFKVVEAIARMESASPDGIKIVEDEIKRKFSGIITTDYTTVGGIDYIANVMNRMDRGNEKLIFEELGKKDSDLADTIRKKMFVFEDIVTMDNRSIQRFIRECDMKDMVYALKGTNEQISESIFANMSSRMRESIMSDMEVTVNVRVKDVQEAQQRIVATIRRLEEEGELIISKGGKDDIIA
- a CDS encoding FliH/SctL family protein, with translation MPNIIKGIKTEERVLEYAFERTFDDIIKVAKEEEHLEELAVEEFVDNITDKLKEEAEIIYKQASDAYEEATRRSEEILLQAREEAARLLEEARENGYREGYEAGLLDGTNKAYEDHKSELNLHMDEFKLAVKTTIESITVEKDKLLDKYIDDLKKITLTIAEKVIQTSLKSSGEIIKRMIVGAAGKLKKTQWVKIYVSQKDAGMMIQGDVGLLNELSHISGNIKIIAMDHAEDGSCIIELPEEIIDVSVNTQIENIKGILNNARL
- the fliI gene encoding flagellar protein export ATPase FliI produces the protein MFKELSDLIMKTETIDHIGKIENIVGMSMEASGGKASIGDIAYIYNEDKQEQIPVEVVGFKDDKIQLMAYENMNGIAAGSFVRNTKRRLKIPVGEFLRGRIIDAKGEPMDGKGPFESPKFYYVENPYINPMERPPISEKLEFGVKAIDGMNTIGKGQRIGIFAGSGVGKSTLLGMIARNVKADINVVALVGERGREVREFIEKDLGPEGMKRSVLVVATSDQPAMLRMKCPLVATTIAEYFKNQGKDVLLMMDSLTRFAMAQREIGLAIGEPPVARGYTPSIYAEFPKLLERSGNFKEGSITGIYTVLVEGDDTNEPIADTVRGIVDGHIVLSRKLANANHFPAIDVSASISRLMNNIVSDEHREMASRVRDILSIYEKNEDLISIGAYKSGTNPKLDVAIAKIDKINEFLCQGIQENNSYEEILDKMKEILR
- the fliJ gene encoding flagellar export protein FliJ, which produces MKKFNFPLDTVLNYKDQTLDNLKSEHAIILAQVVQQEQTIHALSEQRMAACTRFREETHCGMTVSAMREYESYITYMQQRILYEEVTLKKLRVKEEQKRNEVVEARKEKTSIEKLKEKKLDHYNKEVLRSEELFIEEFVSNTMSVRNSR
- a CDS encoding flagellar hook-length control protein FliK, producing the protein MNINTSYVDLIEKPKPEAQKKDGKTEDSISGFKNLLKDKTQKKSAGPEKSKPEAKDSGEEAAMQYIGSNPTNNKVVDNNAPIQEQKLPEEYLQTMFSTGIFQGNKNSLELSGKVNPAQLLKSLNPNNESEETEGPGVTANGFENLISDESQKQTDAVLPKGPGLHLMGKKSELDEAITPDKNQEVLKGPGVVKKDTLTGPGFAEAVKENAGPAFVKNEKAEANEGKEVKEEDGITLKAFENLQSRNTQPIHAVQRQEEKAVTMPVNENDPEEMEARLSKQILSQIKTGKDSMELQLEPHNLGKILLKISNENNQVHVSIVCSESKTLKLISQSAAEIGNILESNMERPFQVVVDKSEADYLNNRNQDQQGGGQDQQHQQQNQKQSDDGIDDFAQKLRLGMFGSYSGEFKEAE
- a CDS encoding flagellar hook assembly protein FlgD, with amino-acid sequence MAVDGINSAAKTNPMTGETTTKKNSDLSTESFFKLLAAQLQNQDMSSPMDNSEMMTQMTQIAMMQAMQNFSTAMDDSAKVNTINYGTSMIGKKVSISYMDKDGSLVKKEGKVERVDIYNGSPRLFLSGDTSSDGYAVSSIMSVHNNESTAMDDFSKINTINYGTSMVGKKIMVTGKDSNGNTVNKEGIVAKIEIHEGVPKLYLEGDTTNSYAVSDIVTVYDMDTDKGTADDNTKK